The stretch of DNA CTATGGTGTAGATGCCATCTTTGAAATGAAGCTCCTTGACATCTCTTTTGTAAAAATCAGACTCTTTTGTAAGTTCACGGCAGATCTGAACAGGCTCTACAACTGCCGCATTCTCATAAAAGTAACCATCAATCTCCATAAAGTTTTTTGAAATATAGTGGAGTTTTTCACTGCTTAAGTATTCACACCTTATACTGTTTTTTGATAATTTCTCTTCATCAAAATTAGTGTCCGCAACCCTAAGAACTCCTTTTTTATCAACTGCACTAGGCAGCAGTTTTTCATAAAAATCCAAAGAGTAATCAAGTGCCGCGTTTACCAAAGAGTTATAGGGGTTTTTCTTACCCGGCAGGGGTGAGAGAAATGCTCCTGCAGCCCCGCTCGCTCCTCCCGCAATCCCCTCCCTATCTATGAGCGCGATGCTTTTGTTCTCTTTTTGTAAAAAATAGGCCATGCTGCATCCCGCACTTCCGGCTCCGATTATTAAGAAGTCATATATTTTCATTTTAGAATTATACATAATATTCAAGTTTATATTGTTTTTGTGATGTTATAATCGCGGAAATAAAATTAGGATGTAAAACAATGTATGGACTTTTTGAAGATGAAGATGATCTATTAACAGGCTCACCAAAGAGCAAGTTGATGGATATCATTTTTCATGCTAATAATGATGTAGTAAGATACGAGTTAGAGAACTTTATCGACAGAGCGGCTGCAATGGAGATGATGATAAGAGAGAAGTGCGGCGATAAATTCAGCGATGACGGTGATGAGATAGAAAAAGAGATACGCTCTTTCATTCTCTCTAGAAGAGACGAAGTTGATGATTTTGCAAAAAACTTATATATTGAGATGATGGGTTCAATTTTATCAAAGAGTGAATAGTTGAAAACAGTTTTACGACTATTTACTCTCTTGCTCTTTAGTTTTAGTTTCATTTTTGCAAATAATTTTGCACAAAGCAGAGAAATGTCACTCAAAAAAGATGAGCAAAAGAAAATTCTTGTAAAATATGACAACAAAGAGAAAATATTTAAATTTAGATGGACACTCTATAAAAACGGTGGATTGGTAGTTTTTAGAGAATATGACAGAATTGTTGCTCAAAATGTACTCTATTTAAGACATAAAAACCGAAGTTTCAGAGTTGAGTTAAAGACGAGAGGCGCAGATTTTTACAATACGCCCTATATGTTGGTTAAATTTAAAGAGTTTGACCAAAAATCAAATAAGGCACTATTTGAAATCTTTTTATCGGATGATAAAGGGCAGATAGTACTTGAAGATCTAAATAACGGCTAAAGAGGGACGATGCAGAGAGTTGAGAGTGAAATAGCAAGATTAATTGGGGAGATAGAGTATGATGAAGTTACACGCCTTTTCAGTACGCTCTCAGGCGGTAAGAGACTTAGAGCAAAGCTAATTTTAAAGATCGCACCCTCAAGCGAGAGAGCCCCTCTTTTAGCAGCTATCGTAGAACTTATTCACGCTGCGAGCTTGCTTCATGATGATGTAATAGATGAAGCAATACTAAGACGCGGCGTAGCTTCCGTCAATGCGACTGAGGGAAGTAAAAACGCTGTTATGCTTGGAGATATTTTATACTCAAAAGCTTTTAGTGAACTTGTCTCGTTTGATAGGGGTATTGCCAAGATGATCGCCTCAAGCGTTACTGCTTTAAGCAAGGGCGAGATGATGGATGTAAAAATGGCGCAGAGTTTTAACGACGATGAAGAGAGATATCTTGAGATGCTATATCTAAAAACTGCCACTCTAATTGAAGCGGCAGCCCACGGGGCTGCAACCTTAGCGGGCAAAGATCCACTTTCCCACGCCCTCTACGGAAGAAACCTCGGTCTCTCTTTTCAGATAATAGACGATATACTAGACATCACAAGTGACGCGGCAACTCTTGGAAAGCCCGCAATGAACGATTTTGTAGAAGGTAAATGCACGCTGCCGTATATTTATCTTTACAGAGTCCTAAGCGGTGATGAAAAAGAGAGGCTAAAGAGCCTTCACGCAAAAGTTTTGAGTGAAGATGAAAGCGCATGGATCAGAGATAAGATGCAAGAGTACAAGAGTGTTGAGAGATCTTTTGAGTTGGCGCAAAAATTATCAGATGAGGCGATGAATGCAATGAAAAATGACGAACAGCTCATAAATATTTTACAGACCATGATAAAAAGAAGTTACTGATGCACTATTTAAATATAAGTTTTTCACATAAAAATTCAACTATGGAAGTAAGGGAGAAGCTCTCTTATAAAGATGAGCAATCCAAGATGGGGTGTTTGACTAAGTTAAACTCTAGCCCTGCAATAAACGAGTCTATCCTGATCTCTACTTGTAACCGCATGGAGGTGTTCTGCAGCTGTAGCGATGTGGCAGAGGCAACTCAGCATATTTTTAACATGTTAACGGCAAGGTCAGGAATTTCAATAGATGAACTTGAGGGAAGAGCTAGCATATTTGATGACAGCAGTGCTATTCATCATGTATTTTCGGTAGCTTCTTCACTTGATTCGATGGTCGTAGGCGAGACGCAGATCGCAGGACAGCTAAAAGATGCATTTAGATTCTCATACGACAAGGGTTTCTGCGGTCAAAAACTTGCTCGCGCAATGCACCACGCTTTTAAGTGTGCGGCAAAAGTCAGAAATGCGACCGATATCTCTTCAAAACCTGTCTCGATCGCAAGTGTTGCGGTTTCAAAGCTAAAGTCTGTATTAGAGAGCGTCGAGGGTAAAAAAGCATTGGTTATCGGTGTCGGAGAGATGTCTGAGATCACCGCTAAACATCTAGTGTCTAGTGGGGCTGATGTGTATATTATGAACAGAACCTCAAGCAAAGCTAAAAAATTGGCAGAGGAGTGCGGCGTTAAAACTTTGGATATGTGCGAATTGCCAAAAGCGGTAAATGATTTTGAGATTCTTTTTACGGCGACTTCTGCAACTGAACCTATAATAACAGATGAGATCATCCAGTCTTGCGACTTTGACAGATTTTGGTTTGATATGGCGCTTCCGCGTGATATTAACTACCACAAAGGCGAGCGAATCAATCTCTATGTAATAGATGATCTAAAAAATATCGTAGATGAGAATATGACGCTTCGTGAAGATAGTGCTAGAAAAGCTCACGGTATCGTGGGAAGAAGCACGGTAGAGTTCTTTGAGTGGCTAAATACTTTAAACATAGAGCCAATGATCAAAGAGATATATCAAAAGGCTTTTGAAGCTGCAAGAGTAGAGACACAAAGAGTCATTAATAAAGGCTTTATTCCAAGAGAGTATGAAGAACAGATCGCCAAGATGAGCGAGCAGGTAATGAAGAGATTCCTTCATGAGATGACCTCTAAAATGCGTAGTGTTTCAGAAGAGTCAAAAGCGGATATGGTGACAAGTGCACTACAGTTTTTGATACAAAAAGATAAAAGCGACATGCCTGATAAATACAAGTGCGAGCATGCCTTAAACATTATAGAAGGACAATAATTGAGAAGAAGCAGAGCGTTTGTTCCAACAACAAAAGAGGCGCCATCCGATGCAACACTGCCAAGCCATAAATTTTTAATTAGAGGCGGTTTTATAAACAGCCAAGGTGCCGGACTTTATAACTTTATGCCTCTTGGCAAGATCGTGTTAGAAAAAATAAGAGCTATTGTAAAAGAGGAGCTTGATCGCTCTGGGTGCCAAGAGGTACAGCTTAGTTTTGTTACACCTATCGGTTTGTGGGAGAGAAGCGGCAGATCCGAGGCTATGGGAAAAGAGATGCTTCGCATAAAGGACAGACACGAAAACGAGTTTGTGCTTAGCCCCACAAATGAAGAGGCTATGGTTGAGATGGTAAAAAACAGAGTCACCAGCTACAAAGACCTGCCGCTTAATCTATACCAGATCAATACAAAATTTCGCGATGAGGCAAGACCTAGATATGGACTTATGCGCGGTCGCGAGTTTTTGATGAAAGACGGATACTCTTTTCACTCCTCTGTGGAGGATATGATAAGAGAGTTTGATCTTATGGAAGAGACATATAAAAAGATATTTACAAGACTCGGGCTTGATTTTAGAGTAGTTGCGGCTGACAGCGGTGCTATCGGCGGAGAGGGGAGTAAAGAGTTTCATGTCTTGGCAAACAGCGGCGAAGATACTCTTGTAGTCTGCGAGGCTTGTGATTACGGCGCAAATATAGAGACCATCTATGAGAGCGAAGAGGAGATCGATGCACTAAAGATAAAATCTTACGAGGAGCTTCAAGAGCTAACTATTGAGAAGCGCTGCTCTTGCGGATCTGAGCTTCATTTTAAAAAAGGTATTGAAGTCGGGCACATCTTTCAGCTCGGAACTAAGTACTCTGCAGCGCTTGAAGCGCATTTCAACGATGAAAACGGAAGATCGAAGCCTTTTGAGATGGCTACGTTCGGCATAGGCGTGAGCAGACTTGTAGCGGCTGTGATTGAGCAGAATCATGATGAGAGTGGATGTATTTGGACAAAAGCGACCGCTCCATATGTGGTCAATATTATGATCTCAAATATTAAAGATGACGCTCAGGTAAATCTCGGCGAAGAGCTTTATACAAAACTTCAAGAATCAAATGTAGATGTTATGCTTGATGATTCTAAAGAGAGATTCGGTTTTAAGATGAAAGATGCGGAGCTTATAGGCTTCCCTTACACGGTTGTCATAGGTAAAGAGCTTGAAAACGGTCTAGTTCAGGTATTTGAGAGAAAAACAAAAGAGAGTATCTCCGTAAAAGCTGATGAGATCTTTGAAAAAATAACGGAACTTCTTAAGTAATGATATATTTTATACTCTACCTCTTTTTGGAAGTCATAATCTCGGTAAACATATCATCTGCCATCGGTGGTTTGGCAACATTTTTTGAGATACTTCTAAGCGCATTTATCGGGCTTATGATATTGGCTAATTTCAAATCAACTCTTAGAGAAAATTTTATGGCGGTATCATACAACTGTATCGATCTGCAGCAGTTTCAAAGCCTTAATCTCTTTACGATCATAGGGGCTATCTTGCTTATAGTGCCTGGTTTTTTAACGGACATTATCGGCGCTTTACTGCAGTTTAGCATATTTACGACTATGCTCGTTAATCGTTATAATGTAAAATCAGACAAATGCAAAAAAGAAGATGAATACAACAGTTTAAAAAAGGATAATGATGTCATTGATGTTGAAATTATTAGCGACAATAGCTCTAATAAGTAGTTTTGTAAGTGCGCAAGATTTAGAACAAAAAATAGAGACATTTATAGAGAACAGTTTTGATAATAATCCAAACGTAAAATCTATGAATGTTAAAATTTTAAGTAAAAACAGCGTTGAAGGGCATGAAAAGTGGAGTGCCTATGTAGTCGAGTTGGACGCTATTTTAAAAAAAGATGGACGACAGGTAGTTCAAAAGATGCTCTGGTTCTCAGATGGAGAGATTTTGACAAAAGAGCTTTTTGATATACAAAGCGCAAAAGCGATGAGCGATTTTGTCTCTATCCCTTTTAAAGATGAGTACTATAAAAGAGAGAACCTGATCTCAGGAAATCCAAATGCAAAATACAAGGTTGCTATTTTCTCAGATCCGCTTTGCCCATTTTGTAAATCTTACGTTCCTGAAGCGATCAACTTTATGAAAAAAGAGCCTAACAAATATGCAGTGTATTATTATCATTTTCCACTAGAGACGCTTCATCCCGCTGCGGTCGAGCTTGTAAAAGCAGCTATAGCTCTTGAACTCAAGGGGAGAAAAAACGTAGTGCTTGACCTCTACAAAGTCAAGGTAGATCCAAAAGAGAGATCTCATGAGAAGATTTTAGCCGAGTTCAACAAGACAATGAAATCAAATATCAAGCCGTTTGAACTTCTCTCAAAAGAGGTTACGGCTCATTTTAAGAGTGATCTTGAGATAGCTGACAAGATGATGGTCAACGGCACACCGATGGTCTTTTTTGACGGAAAGTTAGATAAAACAAAAATGAAATATAAAGAGGCAAAATAATGAAAAAATTAGTAATAGCAACAAGGGGTTCACAGCTTGCACTTTGGCAATCAAATCATATAAAGGCTGTTTTAGAGGAGCAAAATCCCGGTTTAGAGGTTGAGCTTAATGTGATTGTGACTACGGGGGACAGGATCCAAGATAAGGCACTATCTAAAATAGGTGGCAAAGGGCTCTTTTTAAAAGAGCTTGAAGAGGCGATGCTTAGAGGCGAGGCTCAGATTGCCGTTCACTCTCTAAAAGATGTTCCGACAGTTATGCCTGATGGGCTTTTACTGGCTGCTATTACGGAGAGAGAGGATTGCAGAGATGCACTTCTTTCCCAAAAATATGCAAATATTGATTCACTTCCGCAAGGTGCGGTAGTCGGCACATCTTCTCTTCGCCGTCGTATGCAGATAGAGAAGCTTCGTCCAGACTTGGTCATAAAAGATCTAAGAGGCAATGTCGATACAAGAATAAGAAAGCTAAAAGAGGGAGAGTTTGACGCTATTATCTTAGCGGCTGCGGGGATAAACAGACTCTCTTTACTAGATGCAGTAAAACACGTATACCCGATCTCTCTGGAGGAGATGGTTCCATCTATGGGTCAGGGAGCACTTGGTATTGAAGCGGTAAACGATGCAGAGGTCTTAAAGATAGTTGCAGGACTTGAAGATGAGTACAGCAGAATAGAGACTACTATCGAGAGAAGTTTTGTTGATGAACTAGAGGGCGGATGTCAGGTTCCTATCGGTGTCAATGCATCTGTTTTAGAGGATGGAAATGTAAGCATTAAAGCAGTTCTTGGTCTTCCTGATGGAACAGAGATGCTTAGT from Sulfurimonas crateris encodes:
- a CDS encoding DUF2018 family protein, which produces MYGLFEDEDDLLTGSPKSKLMDIIFHANNDVVRYELENFIDRAAAMEMMIREKCGDKFSDDGDEIEKEIRSFILSRRDEVDDFAKNLYIEMMGSILSKSE
- a CDS encoding polyprenyl synthetase family protein, whose product is MQRVESEIARLIGEIEYDEVTRLFSTLSGGKRLRAKLILKIAPSSERAPLLAAIVELIHAASLLHDDVIDEAILRRGVASVNATEGSKNAVMLGDILYSKAFSELVSFDRGIAKMIASSVTALSKGEMMDVKMAQSFNDDEERYLEMLYLKTATLIEAAAHGAATLAGKDPLSHALYGRNLGLSFQIIDDILDITSDAATLGKPAMNDFVEGKCTLPYIYLYRVLSGDEKERLKSLHAKVLSEDESAWIRDKMQEYKSVERSFELAQKLSDEAMNAMKNDEQLINILQTMIKRSY
- the hemA gene encoding glutamyl-tRNA reductase; protein product: MHYLNISFSHKNSTMEVREKLSYKDEQSKMGCLTKLNSSPAINESILISTCNRMEVFCSCSDVAEATQHIFNMLTARSGISIDELEGRASIFDDSSAIHHVFSVASSLDSMVVGETQIAGQLKDAFRFSYDKGFCGQKLARAMHHAFKCAAKVRNATDISSKPVSIASVAVSKLKSVLESVEGKKALVIGVGEMSEITAKHLVSSGADVYIMNRTSSKAKKLAEECGVKTLDMCELPKAVNDFEILFTATSATEPIITDEIIQSCDFDRFWFDMALPRDINYHKGERINLYVIDDLKNIVDENMTLREDSARKAHGIVGRSTVEFFEWLNTLNIEPMIKEIYQKAFEAARVETQRVINKGFIPREYEEQIAKMSEQVMKRFLHEMTSKMRSVSEESKADMVTSALQFLIQKDKSDMPDKYKCEHALNIIEGQ
- the proS gene encoding proline--tRNA ligase, with protein sequence MRRSRAFVPTTKEAPSDATLPSHKFLIRGGFINSQGAGLYNFMPLGKIVLEKIRAIVKEELDRSGCQEVQLSFVTPIGLWERSGRSEAMGKEMLRIKDRHENEFVLSPTNEEAMVEMVKNRVTSYKDLPLNLYQINTKFRDEARPRYGLMRGREFLMKDGYSFHSSVEDMIREFDLMEETYKKIFTRLGLDFRVVAADSGAIGGEGSKEFHVLANSGEDTLVVCEACDYGANIETIYESEEEIDALKIKSYEELQELTIEKRCSCGSELHFKKGIEVGHIFQLGTKYSAALEAHFNDENGRSKPFEMATFGIGVSRLVAAVIEQNHDESGCIWTKATAPYVVNIMISNIKDDAQVNLGEELYTKLQESNVDVMLDDSKERFGFKMKDAELIGFPYTVVIGKELENGLVQVFERKTKESISVKADEIFEKITELLK
- a CDS encoding FxsA family protein, which gives rise to MIYFILYLFLEVIISVNISSAIGGLATFFEILLSAFIGLMILANFKSTLRENFMAVSYNCIDLQQFQSLNLFTIIGAILLIVPGFLTDIIGALLQFSIFTTMLVNRYNVKSDKCKKEDEYNSLKKDNDVIDVEIISDNSSNK
- a CDS encoding thioredoxin domain-containing protein; this encodes MLKLLATIALISSFVSAQDLEQKIETFIENSFDNNPNVKSMNVKILSKNSVEGHEKWSAYVVELDAILKKDGRQVVQKMLWFSDGEILTKELFDIQSAKAMSDFVSIPFKDEYYKRENLISGNPNAKYKVAIFSDPLCPFCKSYVPEAINFMKKEPNKYAVYYYHFPLETLHPAAVELVKAAIALELKGRKNVVLDLYKVKVDPKERSHEKILAEFNKTMKSNIKPFELLSKEVTAHFKSDLEIADKMMVNGTPMVFFDGKLDKTKMKYKEAK
- the hemC gene encoding hydroxymethylbilane synthase produces the protein MKKLVIATRGSQLALWQSNHIKAVLEEQNPGLEVELNVIVTTGDRIQDKALSKIGGKGLFLKELEEAMLRGEAQIAVHSLKDVPTVMPDGLLLAAITEREDCRDALLSQKYANIDSLPQGAVVGTSSLRRRMQIEKLRPDLVIKDLRGNVDTRIRKLKEGEFDAIILAAAGINRLSLLDAVKHVYPISLEEMVPSMGQGALGIEAVNDAEVLKIVAGLEDEYSRIETTIERSFVDELEGGCQVPIGVNASVLEDGNVSIKAVLGLPDGTEMLSDSKITSKRDYQSVGREMASEFIARGAKELLVRAEAMMENK